Proteins encoded by one window of Balneola sp.:
- a CDS encoding leucine--tRNA ligase produces MYSYNPAEIETKWQQYWLKKKTFKTPTDTSKPKYYVLDMFPYPSGAGLHVGHPEGYTATDIIARYKRMNGFNVLHPIGWDAFGLPAEQYAVKTGTHPRITTEKNINRFREQLRAIGFSYDWDREVNTTDPNYFKWTQWIFLKLFEMGLAYEDEVAVNWCPELGTVLANEEVIDGKSEVGGYPVVRKPMRQWVLKITAYAERLLEGLEDLDWPESLKDMQRNWIGKSIGAEIDFKIDGFEDKLRVYTTRPDTIFGATYMVLSPEHHLVSKITSNEQKELVEEYQNQAALKSDLDRQELSKEKTGVFTGAYAINPANEKRIPIWIADYVLVSYGTGAIMAVPGQDERDWEFAEKFDLPIIRTVQPEDGFEGKAYTGQGAAINSDFLNGLEIEEAKARIIEWLEEKDAGQKAVNYKLRDWLFSRQRYWGEPFPIVHVNGEAKAISQDELPLHLPQVDNYQPTGDGEPPLANATDWVQTKDPDTGEQAIRETNTMPQWAGSCWYYLRYISPDWEGGPVDPDYEQYWMPVDLYVGGAEHAVLHLLYARFWHKVLFDLGVVSTEEPFSKLVNQGMILGEMEYTTVDGVKLSEDQVEKKGDSFYEISTGNRVEARAHKMSKSRGNVINPDHVIEQFGADSLRLYEMFMGPLEQVKPWSTKGVDGVNRFLNRVWRLLIDEYSGEVKEKVKEIEPNKDQLKALHEAIKKVTEDIEALRFNTAISAMMIFVNEANQWDTIPTSVAKSFVQILSPFAPHISEELWNKFGGEDSIAYSEWPVFNEEYLKADEIMYPVQVNGKVRADIFVPAERAKDKEFVLELAKNDLKIGKYLSEGELIKEIFVPGRIINLVIKL; encoded by the coding sequence ATGTACTCTTACAATCCAGCAGAAATAGAGACCAAGTGGCAACAGTATTGGCTCAAAAAAAAGACCTTTAAAACTCCTACTGATACTTCAAAACCAAAGTATTATGTACTGGATATGTTCCCTTACCCAAGCGGGGCTGGATTGCATGTAGGTCATCCGGAGGGATATACCGCTACCGACATCATCGCTCGGTATAAAAGGATGAATGGATTTAATGTGCTACATCCAATTGGTTGGGATGCATTTGGATTACCTGCCGAGCAATATGCTGTAAAAACCGGAACTCATCCTCGAATTACTACCGAAAAAAATATTAACCGGTTTAGAGAACAGTTACGGGCTATTGGCTTTAGCTATGATTGGGATCGCGAGGTGAATACAACGGATCCAAACTATTTTAAATGGACGCAATGGATTTTCCTTAAGCTGTTTGAAATGGGATTGGCTTATGAAGATGAAGTAGCAGTGAACTGGTGTCCGGAATTAGGAACGGTACTTGCCAACGAAGAAGTAATCGATGGAAAGAGTGAGGTCGGGGGCTATCCGGTTGTTCGAAAGCCAATGAGGCAATGGGTACTCAAAATCACTGCTTACGCCGAGCGGTTACTTGAAGGACTGGAAGATCTTGACTGGCCGGAATCTCTAAAAGATATGCAGAGAAACTGGATTGGAAAATCGATAGGTGCAGAAATTGATTTTAAAATTGATGGGTTTGAAGATAAACTAAGAGTATATACCACCAGGCCTGATACCATCTTTGGGGCTACTTATATGGTTCTTTCTCCGGAGCATCATCTGGTTTCAAAGATCACAAGCAATGAGCAGAAAGAATTAGTCGAAGAGTATCAGAATCAAGCTGCACTTAAGAGTGATCTTGATCGGCAAGAACTCTCAAAAGAGAAGACCGGAGTTTTTACGGGTGCTTACGCTATTAATCCAGCAAACGAAAAGCGTATACCAATTTGGATAGCAGATTATGTATTGGTTAGTTATGGAACAGGAGCGATCATGGCTGTGCCAGGGCAGGATGAACGGGATTGGGAGTTTGCTGAGAAATTTGATTTGCCAATTATTCGTACTGTTCAGCCTGAGGATGGATTTGAAGGAAAGGCGTATACCGGTCAAGGAGCAGCTATAAATAGTGATTTCCTAAACGGGTTGGAGATTGAAGAAGCCAAGGCCAGGATTATTGAGTGGCTCGAAGAAAAGGATGCAGGTCAAAAGGCAGTTAACTATAAGCTTCGCGATTGGTTATTTAGCCGGCAAAGATATTGGGGTGAACCATTTCCAATTGTACATGTAAATGGTGAAGCCAAAGCTATTTCTCAGGACGAACTCCCATTGCATTTACCTCAGGTAGATAATTATCAACCTACGGGAGATGGTGAGCCACCATTAGCTAATGCCACTGATTGGGTACAAACAAAAGACCCGGATACAGGTGAACAGGCAATCAGAGAAACAAATACAATGCCTCAATGGGCTGGTTCCTGCTGGTACTATTTAAGATATATCTCTCCGGATTGGGAAGGAGGGCCAGTTGATCCTGATTATGAACAATATTGGATGCCGGTAGATTTATATGTTGGTGGTGCAGAACATGCTGTTCTGCATCTATTATATGCTCGTTTCTGGCATAAAGTGCTTTTCGACTTAGGGGTTGTATCTACTGAGGAACCTTTCTCTAAGCTGGTGAATCAGGGAATGATTCTGGGAGAAATGGAATACACCACTGTGGATGGTGTAAAACTATCTGAAGATCAGGTAGAGAAGAAGGGAGATAGTTTCTACGAAATCAGTACGGGGAATAGAGTTGAAGCCAGAGCCCACAAGATGAGTAAAAGCAGGGGGAATGTAATAAACCCCGACCATGTAATTGAACAGTTTGGAGCTGACTCGTTGCGATTATACGAGATGTTTATGGGGCCTTTAGAGCAGGTTAAACCATGGAGTACGAAAGGAGTTGATGGAGTAAATAGATTTCTGAATAGGGTTTGGAGATTATTAATTGATGAATACAGTGGAGAAGTAAAAGAAAAGGTCAAGGAAATTGAACCTAATAAAGATCAACTAAAAGCCCTTCATGAAGCCATCAAAAAGGTTACTGAAGATATTGAGGCGTTACGGTTTAATACTGCTATCTCAGCAATGATGATTTTTGTTAATGAAGCAAATCAATGGGATACAATTCCAACATCTGTTGCTAAATCTTTTGTACAAATTTTATCACCATTTGCGCCACATATATCCGAAGAACTATGGAACAAATTCGGAGGTGAAGACTCTATAGCTTATTCTGAATGGCCTGTATTTAATGAAGAATATCTAAAAGCAGATGAGATTATGTATCCCGTGCAGGTAAATGGGAAAGTACGAGCTGATATTTTTGTACCTGCGGAAAGAGCAAAAGACAAAGAATTTGTGTTAGAACTAGCTAAAAATGATCTGAAGATTGGTAAGTATTTGTCTGAGGGAGAACTGATAAAGGAAATTTTTGTTCCTGGCCGAATCATCAATTTGGTTATAAAACTCTAA
- a CDS encoding PAS domain S-box protein — protein sequence MQEVRVLLIEDNIEDVQSISKELEKSGYGIKITLLNSLQEFQEKPINEGYHIIICKNELQKSENFEVLQFLKQRNLDIPLILISSEPLCEVVLDAILAGAKDFISKDNLGRLVPSLKRELELQRKKKEYDFTELYKNTLFDSFIGIRISDKTRKIIKVNDRYCKIMGYEKEELEGACLDLITPKENIELEQKKYADFIGAGLMEGAQFREVRKDGTYVELIVHSHVIKKDGEEYAMSMFQDVTDQLRLTTLFEEVSKQAKIGAWEKELESGREVWTKGIYDIYGISEEEFDPRKETDQRFHTKESWELLQRSLKEAEKGVPFDIEVEIIDSFGNKKWCRGTGTPVFEQDRVIKITGSFQDISEQKEREFDLAKSKSRYQYLFENNPNPLLLLSDDGSNAIISANRAAEVLYGYSKEELLSMTSLDLRPKEGIKRYLELVRKEKDLGLDGVIKTASGEHKRKDGKAINVEIHWRRVVFNGSKGRLVLINDVTEKKEFENELLRTNNVLSTLIDSAPIAIITITPEGIVDDIWNTKAEEVFGWKAEEVFGKFIPFVQKEHIEKVKKKLKRSTPKIEAIERITKSGRKITLKNYLTPIIGKDGQVSKIMVLLEDITERTKTKAALVESERKYRSLIEASHDLIWRIDYQGRFTFLNHASFEILGYKPKELIGEPFLPYISEDMAYEATKIHEQVMKGREFDNFDLRMVRKNGKIISLSAKAYPLYDEAGNIVGCTGTATDITSLLEYQNQLEDSLSEKEVLIKEIHHRVKNNLAVVSGLFALQSYSIQDEKVVQLFKESQARIKSIATIHEKLYQSELFTSIEIKSYLKDLLKDIKNTFARSGREIDIELYGDELTLNVNQAVPFGIIANELVTNAFKYAFPDNTNGKITLSIIDEGEEKVFTVSDTGVGLPDNFEENRSNSLGIALINSLSAQLNGKITWCSKEGTTFALRFTPSSMKTWNGTQYL from the coding sequence ATGCAAGAAGTACGCGTTCTATTAATTGAGGACAACATTGAGGATGTTCAGTCAATAAGTAAAGAATTAGAAAAAAGTGGGTACGGAATTAAAATTACCCTTCTAAATTCATTACAGGAATTTCAGGAAAAGCCCATAAATGAGGGCTATCATATCATTATTTGTAAGAATGAGCTTCAAAAAAGCGAGAATTTTGAAGTCCTACAATTCTTAAAGCAAAGGAACTTAGATATTCCTCTCATTCTTATTTCCAGTGAACCACTTTGTGAGGTAGTACTGGATGCAATATTAGCTGGCGCTAAGGATTTTATCTCGAAAGATAATTTGGGAAGGCTTGTCCCTTCTTTAAAGAGGGAGCTTGAGTTACAGCGAAAGAAAAAAGAGTATGACTTTACCGAGCTTTATAAGAATACCCTGTTTGACTCTTTTATTGGTATCCGTATTTCGGATAAGACAAGGAAGATTATCAAGGTAAATGACAGGTATTGCAAAATAATGGGGTATGAAAAAGAAGAATTAGAAGGAGCATGCCTGGATCTAATCACACCCAAAGAGAATATTGAGCTTGAACAAAAGAAGTATGCAGACTTTATAGGAGCAGGTTTAATGGAAGGTGCTCAATTCAGAGAGGTAAGGAAAGATGGAACCTATGTAGAATTAATTGTCCACTCCCATGTAATAAAAAAAGACGGAGAGGAATATGCGATGTCGATGTTCCAGGATGTGACAGACCAGCTTCGGTTAACCACACTTTTTGAGGAAGTGAGTAAACAAGCAAAAATTGGAGCCTGGGAGAAGGAATTAGAATCAGGAAGAGAGGTTTGGACGAAAGGTATTTATGATATTTATGGAATATCAGAAGAGGAATTTGATCCCAGGAAGGAGACGGATCAAAGATTCCATACAAAAGAGTCATGGGAATTATTACAGCGATCGTTGAAAGAAGCAGAAAAAGGTGTCCCTTTTGATATTGAAGTTGAGATAATCGATTCTTTCGGAAACAAGAAATGGTGTAGAGGTACAGGTACACCAGTTTTTGAACAAGATCGCGTAATAAAAATCACGGGTTCTTTTCAGGATATTTCCGAACAGAAAGAACGAGAGTTTGATCTTGCAAAAAGTAAATCAAGATATCAGTACTTATTTGAAAATAACCCCAATCCTCTATTACTTCTTTCGGATGATGGTAGTAATGCAATAATTTCAGCTAATAGAGCAGCTGAAGTTTTATACGGTTATTCGAAAGAAGAGCTTCTTTCAATGACCTCACTTGATTTGAGACCAAAAGAAGGGATAAAACGATACCTGGAATTAGTCAGGAAAGAAAAAGACCTTGGACTCGACGGGGTAATCAAAACAGCTTCCGGAGAGCACAAAAGAAAAGATGGTAAAGCAATAAATGTTGAGATACACTGGCGTAGAGTGGTTTTTAATGGATCTAAAGGTCGGCTAGTTTTAATCAATGATGTAACCGAGAAAAAGGAGTTCGAGAATGAGCTCCTACGTACAAATAATGTGTTATCAACTCTGATTGATTCTGCACCCATTGCTATTATTACTATAACACCCGAAGGAATTGTTGATGATATTTGGAATACCAAGGCAGAAGAGGTATTTGGTTGGAAAGCCGAAGAAGTATTTGGGAAGTTTATCCCATTTGTTCAAAAAGAGCATATAGAAAAGGTAAAAAAGAAGCTGAAGAGAAGTACTCCTAAAATTGAAGCTATTGAAAGGATTACTAAATCAGGAAGAAAAATTACCCTTAAAAACTATCTTACTCCAATAATCGGAAAAGACGGTCAGGTCTCTAAAATTATGGTTCTTCTTGAGGATATTACGGAGCGAACAAAAACAAAAGCCGCTCTTGTTGAGAGCGAGAGAAAGTATCGAAGCTTGATCGAAGCGTCTCACGATTTAATATGGAGAATAGACTATCAAGGTCGATTTACATTCTTGAATCATGCAAGTTTTGAGATTCTTGGATATAAACCGAAAGAGCTAATCGGAGAGCCCTTTTTACCTTACATCTCTGAGGATATGGCATATGAAGCTACCAAGATTCATGAGCAAGTGATGAAAGGAAGGGAGTTCGATAATTTTGATCTGAGGATGGTTCGGAAAAATGGAAAGATAATTTCCCTTTCAGCAAAGGCATACCCGCTATATGATGAAGCGGGAAACATCGTCGGATGTACAGGTACAGCTACTGACATAACAAGTCTTCTGGAATACCAAAATCAACTCGAAGACTCACTTTCGGAAAAAGAAGTACTAATCAAAGAGATACATCACAGAGTTAAAAACAACCTTGCTGTTGTTTCAGGCTTGTTCGCCCTTCAATCCTATTCAATTCAAGACGAGAAAGTAGTTCAACTTTTTAAGGAGTCACAAGCCAGGATCAAATCTATTGCAACCATCCACGAAAAATTGTACCAAAGTGAACTATTTACCAGCATAGAAATAAAGTCTTACCTGAAAGATCTGCTAAAAGACATTAAGAATACTTTTGCAAGGTCAGGAAGAGAAATAGATATCGAGCTTTATGGAGACGAATTAACGCTAAATGTTAATCAGGCTGTCCCATTTGGAATTATAGCTAATGAGCTTGTTACCAATGCGTTTAAGTATGCTTTTCCGGATAATACAAATGGGAAAATTACACTCTCAATTATTGATGAAGGCGAAGAAAAAGTATTTACGGTGAGCGATACAGGAGTGGGATTACCGGATAACTTTGAAGAGAATAGATCAAATTCACTTGGCATTGCTTTAATAAACAGTTTATCAGCTCAGTTAAACGGAAAAATAACTTGGTGTTCCAAAGAAGGAACTACGTTTGCATTGAGGTTTACCCCAAGTAGTATGAAAACCTGGAATGGCACACAGTACCTGTAA
- a CDS encoding citrate synthase (catalyzes the formation of citrate from acetyl-CoA and oxaloacetate), with protein sequence MSTNLHTGFDENEFPFINKGLDGIVAFSTTKSFIDGAKGELIYSGYNIDTLADKATFEEVCFLLWNDRLPNAQELESLKSDLIKERAIPEVVLNYLTSTDKEAEPMAVLQSAVSMLADFDPTKGKYDPELFMSQAIALTAKIPTIIAAYDRARNGKDFVAPLDSGSTAFNFLYMLNGVEPGTQAEKTMDLCLILHAEHGMNASTFTARTVCATMSDMYSSVTAAIGALKGPLHGGANTAVMNTLMELGKEGDDADAVAFTKAKLARREKIMGFGHRVYKTFDPRGRHLQKMAKSLSEETGHEELYRWSMDMLNTMKSEKNIDPNVDFFSATVYYSIGIQPDLYTCIFTMSRISGWTGHFMEQAANNRLIRPRALYVAEKNLDWTPIEER encoded by the coding sequence ATGTCGACAAACCTACATACAGGCTTTGATGAAAATGAATTTCCCTTTATAAATAAGGGACTTGACGGAATTGTAGCTTTTTCTACTACGAAGAGTTTTATTGATGGAGCTAAGGGAGAGCTTATCTATTCAGGCTACAATATCGATACTCTTGCTGACAAAGCTACGTTCGAAGAGGTTTGTTTTCTTTTATGGAATGATCGACTTCCTAATGCTCAGGAACTGGAATCCCTCAAAAGTGATCTTATTAAAGAACGTGCTATTCCGGAGGTAGTACTTAATTACCTCACTTCTACCGACAAAGAAGCTGAACCTATGGCCGTTTTACAATCTGCAGTTTCAATGCTTGCCGATTTTGATCCAACCAAGGGTAAGTATGATCCTGAATTATTTATGAGCCAAGCAATTGCACTAACTGCTAAAATCCCGACTATTATTGCTGCTTATGACCGAGCAAGAAATGGTAAAGATTTTGTAGCTCCACTTGATTCAGGAAGTACAGCATTCAACTTTCTATATATGCTTAACGGTGTGGAACCAGGCACTCAAGCTGAAAAAACAATGGATCTTTGCCTTATTCTTCATGCTGAACATGGAATGAACGCTTCTACTTTCACGGCAAGAACAGTTTGTGCGACCATGTCAGATATGTATTCGTCAGTTACTGCTGCTATCGGAGCTTTAAAAGGACCTCTGCATGGTGGAGCAAATACAGCTGTAATGAATACCCTTATGGAGCTTGGAAAAGAAGGTGACGATGCAGATGCTGTTGCTTTCACTAAAGCTAAGTTGGCCCGCAGGGAGAAAATTATGGGCTTTGGTCACCGCGTTTATAAAACATTTGACCCTAGAGGAAGACATCTTCAAAAGATGGCAAAATCACTTTCTGAAGAAACTGGCCATGAAGAACTATACAGGTGGTCAATGGATATGCTTAATACCATGAAGTCAGAAAAGAATATCGATCCAAATGTAGACTTCTTTTCAGCAACAGTATATTACTCCATTGGAATACAGCCAGATTTGTATACCTGTATTTTCACAATGAGCCGTATCTCAGGCTGGACTGGTCACTTTATGGAACAGGCTGCTAATAACCGATTGATTAGACCTAGAGCCTTATATGTAGCTGAAAAGAATTTGGACTGGACTCCAATTGAAGAGAGATAA
- a CDS encoding DUF2306 domain-containing protein, with protein sequence MYEMGTLGIIHLISAIAAMIFGAIVLFLKKGTPLHIRLGYFYAVSMLILNGTALMIYDLFGYFGPFHFAAIISLISLLGGLVPVYLKKPKNSWLELHYEFMNWSIIGLYAAFWSETFSRFFRFAGFWVLVATGTAMTISIGAYVLKSKKRTILDRYSG encoded by the coding sequence ATGTACGAAATGGGAACATTGGGCATTATTCATTTAATATCGGCAATCGCTGCAATGATTTTTGGGGCAATTGTTTTGTTCTTGAAGAAAGGGACACCATTACATATACGATTGGGATACTTCTATGCTGTAAGTATGCTCATCTTAAATGGTACGGCCTTGATGATTTATGATCTCTTCGGTTACTTTGGGCCATTTCATTTTGCAGCTATTATAAGTCTGATTTCATTATTGGGAGGGCTGGTTCCTGTTTATTTAAAAAAGCCAAAGAATAGCTGGCTTGAACTGCACTATGAATTTATGAACTGGTCGATTATTGGATTGTACGCTGCCTTTTGGAGTGAGACATTCAGTCGGTTCTTTAGGTTTGCAGGATTTTGGGTATTAGTAGCAACCGGTACTGCGATGACTATATCTATAGGAGCCTACGTATTGAAATCAAAGAAGCGAACGATACTAGACAGATATTCGGGATAG
- a CDS encoding nucleoside triphosphate pyrophosphohydrolase: MKPSRDFEALVELVAILRRECPWDRKQTHYSIKDNLIEEAYEAIEALDEGNFDEFKKELGDLLLHVVFHSNIASESDTFEIGEVIYTLMEKLIRRHPHVFGEEVVKGEDQVAENWENIKLKEGKKSTLDGLPNHLPALIRAQRMQEKAANVGFDWPEWEQAWEKLNEELGEFRDTLSTNDSEKTADEFGDVLFSLVNVARYFDLTAEDSLRKTNRKFERRFRFIEEKLKGRNKNLKDATLEEMDELWEISKKELT; the protein is encoded by the coding sequence ATGAAGCCAAGCCGTGATTTCGAAGCTCTTGTAGAGCTTGTGGCTATTCTTAGACGAGAGTGCCCATGGGATCGTAAACAAACCCATTACTCTATCAAAGATAACCTGATTGAAGAAGCCTATGAAGCAATTGAGGCTCTTGATGAAGGGAATTTTGATGAGTTCAAGAAAGAGCTTGGCGATCTGTTATTACATGTAGTCTTTCATTCGAATATAGCCAGTGAGTCAGATACTTTTGAAATAGGAGAAGTCATCTATACGCTCATGGAAAAGTTAATCAGAAGGCACCCACATGTTTTTGGAGAAGAAGTAGTAAAAGGAGAAGATCAGGTTGCGGAAAACTGGGAAAATATAAAGCTCAAAGAGGGAAAGAAGTCGACATTAGATGGACTTCCAAATCATCTCCCTGCCCTAATTCGAGCACAACGGATGCAAGAAAAAGCCGCCAATGTAGGATTTGATTGGCCTGAATGGGAACAAGCCTGGGAAAAGTTGAACGAAGAACTTGGAGAATTCAGGGATACACTATCGACCAATGACTCTGAAAAAACAGCTGATGAATTTGGAGATGTTCTCTTTTCTTTAGTCAATGTTGCCCGCTACTTTGACCTTACTGCTGAAGATAGCCTTAGAAAAACCAATAGAAAGTTTGAACGACGTTTCCGCTTTATTGAAGAGAAGTTAAAAGGTCGAAATAAAAACCTGAAAGACGCTACGTTAGAAGAAATGGATGAACTTTGGGAGATATCTAAAAAGGAATTGACTTAA
- a CDS encoding asparagine synthetase B: MRKIITTLLFFILIVGSSQAQQQVLIPMDATQTNHLKAYGVIFNHVKDGFTAKWLLNYRGGSFMAVVDNDIIRKARLRNVYVEVVNSSQAASIVANVESNGSNTSVVNLEKTPRIAVYTPDQALPWDDAVTLALTYAEVEYDKLWDIEVLEGQLQQYDWLHLHHEDFTGQYGKFWASYRNAPWYITQVRQMEAMAKELGYSKVSEQKKQVALEIQQYVGNGGFLFAMCSGTDTFDIALASLGVDIAPEQFDGDAIDPNAQENLNYSNTFAFTDFNVIINPYEYEHADIDVPVAINQVDQSLDFFTLFEFSAKWDPVPTMLTQNHVSSIRGFYGQTTAFRTEKVKSSVVILGEAPGRNQVKYLHGNYGNGTFTYYAGHDPEDYTHRVNDPPTDLALHPNSPGYRLILNNILFPAAKKKKKKT, translated from the coding sequence ATGAGAAAAATCATAACAACTCTACTCTTCTTTATTTTAATAGTTGGTAGTTCTCAGGCGCAGCAGCAGGTGCTAATTCCTATGGATGCCACACAGACAAACCACCTAAAAGCCTATGGAGTGATCTTTAACCATGTAAAAGATGGGTTTACTGCCAAGTGGTTATTAAACTACAGAGGAGGCTCATTTATGGCTGTGGTTGATAATGACATCATCCGAAAAGCCCGATTAAGAAATGTGTATGTGGAGGTAGTGAATTCGTCACAAGCAGCATCTATTGTAGCTAATGTAGAATCTAATGGCTCGAACACCTCTGTTGTTAACCTAGAAAAAACTCCTCGTATTGCGGTTTACACTCCTGATCAGGCTCTCCCCTGGGATGACGCCGTTACACTTGCACTTACCTATGCTGAAGTTGAATATGATAAGCTTTGGGATATTGAAGTACTGGAAGGTCAACTCCAACAATACGACTGGTTACACCTTCACCATGAAGATTTTACCGGCCAGTATGGGAAATTCTGGGCAAGCTACCGAAATGCTCCCTGGTATATCACTCAAGTTCGCCAGATGGAGGCTATGGCCAAAGAACTCGGTTACTCAAAAGTAAGTGAGCAAAAAAAACAGGTTGCTTTGGAAATCCAACAATATGTAGGTAATGGAGGATTTCTCTTTGCTATGTGTTCTGGCACCGATACGTTTGATATTGCTCTTGCATCTCTCGGAGTAGACATTGCTCCTGAACAATTTGATGGCGATGCAATCGACCCAAATGCCCAGGAAAATCTGAACTATTCCAATACCTTTGCCTTCACTGACTTTAACGTCATTATCAACCCATATGAGTATGAACATGCCGACATTGATGTGCCTGTCGCGATTAATCAGGTAGATCAAAGCCTCGATTTCTTTACACTATTTGAGTTTTCCGCTAAATGGGATCCAGTTCCTACTATGCTTACTCAGAATCATGTAAGTAGTATTCGTGGCTTCTATGGACAAACCACTGCTTTTAGAACCGAGAAAGTGAAATCATCGGTTGTAATTTTAGGCGAGGCTCCCGGAAGAAATCAGGTGAAATACTTGCATGGTAATTATGGGAATGGAACGTTCACCTATTATGCAGGCCACGATCCCGAAGATTATACTCACCGGGTAAATGACCCCCCTACCGACCTGGCTCTACACCCAAACAGCCCTGGCTATCGTTTAATCCTCAATAATATTCTGTTCCCGGCTGCAAAAAAGAAAAAGAAGAAGACCTAG
- the maf gene encoding septum formation protein Maf yields the protein MLKIVLASQSPRRKKLLNQLGLIFEISPSDKEEVITSDIPEQIVTDLSLQKALDVSQTMKHSLIIGADTIVVYNQQILGKPGSESEAINMLTELSGQIHSVYTGVSFVVTDEECIVKKSYSFFEETKVRFSTLSPEEIAAYVATGSPMDKAGAYGIQDDWGSVFVEHIDGDYYNVVGFPLNRFYKEIKNFIPDILDQMVFPPVK from the coding sequence ATGCTAAAAATTGTGCTGGCTTCCCAAAGCCCGCGAAGAAAGAAGTTATTGAACCAGTTAGGTTTGATTTTTGAAATATCGCCAAGCGATAAAGAAGAAGTCATTACTTCTGATATTCCAGAACAAATAGTTACCGACCTATCCTTACAAAAAGCTTTGGATGTATCTCAAACCATGAAACATTCATTAATAATCGGAGCTGATACTATTGTGGTATACAACCAGCAAATACTTGGAAAGCCCGGCTCAGAGTCAGAAGCAATTAATATGCTCACTGAATTAAGCGGTCAAATTCATTCCGTTTATACTGGAGTAAGTTTTGTAGTAACTGATGAAGAGTGTATTGTAAAAAAAAGCTATTCCTTTTTTGAGGAAACCAAAGTGCGATTTAGTACGTTGAGTCCTGAAGAAATTGCTGCATATGTTGCTACTGGAAGTCCAATGGATAAGGCTGGAGCCTATGGCATCCAGGATGATTGGGGATCTGTATTTGTAGAGCATATTGATGGTGATTATTATAATGTGGTTGGATTCCCTTTAAATCGTTTTTATAAGGAGATAAAGAATTTCATACCAGATATTCTGGATCAAATGGTATTTCCCCCTGTTAAATGA
- a CDS encoding DUF3098 domain-containing protein codes for MFFSAFNYRLIGIAILLIVSGFAAMYIENEIHGFISLYVSPIVIMAGYVVVIYAIMKHDRTDSSEKEKEVAS; via the coding sequence ATGTTTTTTTCAGCCTTTAATTATCGGCTGATTGGTATTGCCATACTTTTAATTGTAAGTGGTTTTGCTGCAATGTATATCGAAAATGAGATACATGGATTTATCTCATTATATGTTTCTCCGATTGTAATCATGGCTGGTTATGTAGTTGTTATTTATGCTATCATGAAGCATGATCGTACTGATAGTTCAGAAAAAGAAAAGGAAGTAGCCTCTTAA
- a CDS encoding DUF92 domain-containing protein: MLDRLTNIFFFFSLIFLFLLVADAQDHLRIVIAIALSILCAYTAFFVNWLTLDGMIAAILFGIIAFGLAGLTGAVIALVFFVSSSLLSKDMISEEYILDEKFRRNGTQVWSNGFWFAFWIMIWFLSKEKIFLVAGIASMASATADTWASEIGTHHTKGKTWLISTFEKVKPGTDGAISVSGTIASLLGSLIVALIFWLIDGEVSLFTSAVIVLAGFIGSLIDSWIGATWQGAEIKEWLTKIFAKRISYVDNNMVNWLASGSASVVALFAVLIFGQ; this comes from the coding sequence GTGCTGGACAGGCTAACAAATATCTTTTTCTTCTTTTCTCTCATTTTTTTATTTCTCCTGGTAGCAGATGCCCAGGATCATTTACGGATAGTAATAGCTATTGCCCTTTCAATACTATGCGCATACACAGCCTTTTTTGTTAATTGGCTAACATTAGATGGTATGATCGCCGCCATCCTCTTTGGAATTATTGCATTTGGACTCGCAGGATTGACAGGAGCAGTAATAGCTTTGGTATTCTTCGTTTCAAGTTCTTTACTATCTAAAGACATGATTAGTGAAGAATATATTTTAGATGAAAAGTTCCGCAGAAATGGGACACAGGTATGGTCGAATGGATTTTGGTTTGCGTTTTGGATCATGATTTGGTTTTTGAGTAAAGAAAAGATTTTTTTGGTAGCAGGAATAGCAAGTATGGCATCAGCAACAGCAGATACCTGGGCATCAGAAATAGGAACCCATCATACTAAAGGAAAAACATGGCTGATAAGTACTTTTGAAAAGGTGAAACCAGGTACTGATGGGGCAATAAGTGTATCAGGAACAATAGCTTCTTTGCTTGGTTCCTTAATTGTAGCACTGATTTTCTGGTTGATTGATGGGGAAGTATCTTTGTTTACTTCAGCTGTTATTGTTTTAGCGGGATTTATAGGAAGTTTGATTGATTCCTGGATTGGAGCCACCTGGCAAGGTGCTGAAATAAAAGAGTGGCTCACCAAGATTTTTGCAAAGCGGATTTCCTATGTTGACAATAATATGGTAAACTGGTTGGCCTCGGGAAGCGCCTCTGTAGTAGCTCTTTTCGCGGTTTTAATATTTGGACAATAG